A single window of Sphingobium sp. SCG-1 DNA harbors:
- a CDS encoding regulatory protein RecX, which produces MTTSPSFDRAKKPRPPLNETKLRDLALHYVGRFATTRSKLIAYLNRKINERGWDGPQPPDPVELAGRLAELGYIDDAGFAAMKGAALTRRGFGTRRVGEALRAAGVDETDRAPAMDDAASAKWAAADAFARRKRLGPYAAAPVEREKRDKQIAAFLRAGHDYAMARIWIDAAPGEIPEREE; this is translated from the coding sequence GTGACCACCTCCCCCTCCTTCGACCGTGCCAAAAAGCCGCGTCCGCCGCTCAACGAAACGAAGCTGCGTGACCTTGCGTTGCATTATGTCGGGCGCTTCGCGACGACCCGGTCGAAGCTGATCGCTTACCTGAACCGTAAGATCAACGAGCGAGGCTGGGATGGGCCGCAACCGCCCGATCCGGTCGAACTGGCCGGGCGGCTCGCCGAACTGGGCTATATCGACGACGCCGGATTTGCCGCAATGAAGGGAGCGGCATTGACCCGGCGCGGCTTTGGCACCCGGCGCGTGGGCGAAGCTCTACGCGCGGCGGGCGTTGACGAGACTGACCGCGCGCCCGCGATGGATGATGCGGCGTCCGCAAAATGGGCGGCGGCCGACGCTTTTGCCCGTCGCAAGCGCCTCGGTCCCTATGCCGCCGCGCCGGTCGAGCGCGAAAAACGCGATAAGCAGATTGCAGCCTTCTTACGCGCAGGCCACGATTATGCGATGGCGCGGATCTGGATCGACGCCGCCCCAGGGGAGATACCCGAACGTGAAGAGTAA
- a CDS encoding fatty acyl-AMP ligase produces MISLGDTNMTVMQTQMISTPTQDSLPRRLSDFATLGEALDYAAQGLRGLNFHDPRGNLAKVYPYSDLRRDAMDCAYRLMAHGVRPKDRIALVAETGPEFAQLFFGIVYAGAWPVPLPLPTSFGGKESYIDQLVVQLSSSDPTMLFFPSELAEMAGEAARQRNVEPMAYDTFLARAAHPCPLPQAATDDIAYLQYSSGSTRFPHGVAVTHKALLSNLSAHSHGMQVQDSDRCISWLPWYHDMGLVGCFLSPVANQVSADYMKTEDFARRPLAWLDLISRNEGTSISYSPTFGYDICARRMSSQTKAADRFDLSRWRLAGNGADMIRPDVMQSFVDAFADAGFSPSAFLPSYGLAEATLAVTIMPPGEGIVVELVEETDLSGGFATEGRPQRFRAIVNCGKPAKDMIVQIRDEDGTPLNERQIGKVWTTGPSLMVGYFRDQEATDACMADGWLDTGDMGYLSDGYLYIVGRAKDMIIINGKNHWPQDIEWAVEQLPGFKQGDIAAFAITTPGGEEAPAVLVHCRTSDNEERSRLRDEIRERVRAITGMNCVVELVPPRTLPRTSSGKLSRSKARNLYLSGEIRPYDIAA; encoded by the coding sequence ATGATTTCATTGGGTGACACCAATATGACGGTTATGCAGACGCAGATGATTTCGACTCCGACGCAGGACAGCCTGCCCCGGCGGCTGTCTGATTTCGCGACGCTGGGCGAGGCGCTGGATTATGCGGCGCAGGGACTTCGCGGCCTCAACTTCCATGATCCGCGCGGCAATCTGGCGAAAGTATATCCCTATTCCGACCTGCGGCGCGATGCGATGGATTGCGCCTATCGACTGATGGCCCACGGTGTGCGGCCCAAAGACCGGATCGCATTGGTCGCGGAAACCGGGCCGGAATTCGCGCAACTGTTTTTCGGCATCGTCTACGCCGGCGCATGGCCTGTGCCGCTGCCGCTGCCGACCAGCTTTGGCGGCAAGGAAAGCTATATCGATCAGTTGGTCGTGCAGCTTTCGAGCAGCGATCCAACGATGCTGTTCTTCCCTTCCGAACTGGCTGAGATGGCAGGCGAAGCGGCGCGTCAGCGGAATGTCGAGCCGATGGCCTACGACACCTTTCTTGCCCGCGCCGCGCACCCATGCCCGCTCCCACAGGCGGCGACCGACGACATCGCCTATCTGCAATATTCCAGCGGATCGACGCGCTTTCCGCATGGCGTCGCGGTGACACACAAGGCGCTGCTCAGCAACTTGTCGGCGCACAGCCACGGCATGCAGGTACAGGACAGCGACCGCTGCATAAGCTGGCTTCCCTGGTATCACGACATGGGCCTCGTCGGCTGCTTCCTCTCGCCGGTCGCCAATCAGGTTTCCGCCGATTACATGAAGACCGAGGATTTTGCGAGGCGCCCGCTGGCATGGCTCGACCTCATCAGTCGCAACGAAGGCACGTCGATCAGCTACTCGCCGACCTTCGGCTACGATATCTGCGCGCGCCGCATGTCGAGCCAGACCAAGGCGGCCGACCGCTTCGACCTGTCGCGGTGGCGGCTTGCGGGCAATGGTGCGGACATGATTCGCCCTGATGTGATGCAGAGCTTCGTCGACGCGTTCGCCGATGCGGGCTTCTCGCCGAGCGCCTTCCTGCCGAGCTATGGCCTTGCCGAAGCGACCTTGGCGGTCACGATCATGCCGCCGGGCGAGGGAATCGTGGTCGAACTGGTCGAGGAAACCGATCTGTCGGGCGGATTCGCGACCGAGGGCCGTCCGCAGCGTTTCCGCGCGATCGTGAATTGCGGCAAGCCCGCCAAGGACATGATCGTGCAGATCCGCGACGAGGACGGCACGCCGCTAAATGAGCGCCAGATTGGCAAGGTGTGGACCACTGGTCCGTCACTGATGGTCGGCTATTTCCGCGATCAGGAAGCGACCGACGCCTGCATGGCGGACGGATGGCTCGATACCGGTGACATGGGTTATCTGTCGGACGGCTACCTCTACATCGTCGGCCGCGCCAAGGACATGATTATCATCAACGGCAAAAATCACTGGCCGCAGGATATCGAATGGGCCGTGGAGCAATTGCCCGGCTTCAAGCAGGGCGACATCGCCGCTTTCGCGATCACGACGCCGGGTGGTGAAGAAGCGCCCGCCGTGCTGGTGCATTGCCGCACGTCCGACAATGAGGAACGCTCACGCCTTCGCGATGAAATCCGCGAGCGCGTCCGGGCGATAACGGGCATGAACTGCGTGGTCGAACTGGTGCCGCCGCGCACCTTGCCGCGCACCAGCTCGGGCAAGCTCAGCCGATCAAAGGCGCGCAACCTGTATCTGTCCGGCGAAATCAGGCCTTACGACATAGCGGCCTGA